One segment of Setaria viridis chromosome 4, Setaria_viridis_v4.0, whole genome shotgun sequence DNA contains the following:
- the LOC117851557 gene encoding uncharacterized protein — MGNCLNAASKQRRGGLLPEEEESLSEMRRISQLLRDEEEEDDAEAEYPEETDESPPPAAAAAEGLKVKIVLTRAELEWLMAQLKTGDQRLEDVLHHMHAAKGAAAADKQLQGGGWRPRLESILECPEALVS, encoded by the coding sequence ATGGGCAACTGCCTCAACGCGGCGTCCAAGCAGAGGCGCGGCGGCCTgctgccggaggaggaggagagcctTTCCGAGATGCGGAGGATCAGCCAGCTGCTgcgggacgaggaggaggaggacgacgctgAGGCGGAGTACCCGGAGGAGACTGACGAGTCTccgccgccagcggcggcggcggcagaggggcTCAAGGTGAAGATCGTGCTCACGCGCGCCGAGCTCGAGTGGCTCATGGCGCAGCTCAAGACCGGCGACCAGCGCCTCGAGGACGTGCTCCACCACATGCACGCCGCCAAGGGCGCTGCCGCAGCCGACAAGCAGCTGCAGGGCGGCGGCTGGCGCCCGCGCCTCGAGAGCATCCTCGAGTGCCCGGAGGCTCTCGTTTCGTAA